The sequence GAGCACGTGCACCCGCCACTCGATGCAAGCACGCGATCTGGCGAAATTGATCAATACAGGCGGTGCGGTGGTGCGAGGTCCGAGTTGCGACGCTCCCGAGGCTGTCGCCTGCAGAACGGGCCAGTTGATGAGCAAACTGATCGAGGTATTTGGTACTGCTCTCAGGCGCGTCGACTCGTTGCGGCGGCGGGCAGGTCAGTGAGACTTGGAAGAATACGCCACGCGTAGGGCGACACTGGAAAGTTGAACGTCCTTCGCAGATTGATGCCTTCGAGTTACGTCGGTGCAATCCTCCTTATCTGGTCGGCGCTAATGGGCTGAACAAAAAAACGGTGCATTGTCAGCAGAAGACCGCCACCAATAGACTCATTATTAGGCAGGAGTTAATAATTGTCATAAAAATCCAAATTGTGCTAAAAATTTGTCCAGCCCAGCATTGGCTCCACACTGCTCATGATGCGATGCGCGAACGAGCACTCCAAGCATCGCTCATATGATTTGGGAAGCGACTGGCATGAGCATGCCCTGCGCGAAACGCAATATTTGACGGAGAGTTACGAAATGTATGGATGGAGAGCACGGATCGGGCTGATGGTCCCTTCGGTCAATACCACGATGGAGACCGAATTCTGGAAACTCGCTCCGAGCGGCGTCTCAGTGCATACCGGACGCATCAGTGGCGGACGTTTGGGCACGCCGGAAGAGTTGCGGAGCATGGAAAAAGAGGCCAAGACGGCTGCCGCATCAATCGCAAACACGGAACCGGATATTGTCGTCTACGGCTGTACATCGGGCAGCTTTTTCGAAGGGCCCGAATGGAACCAACGGATCTGTGACGAACTCGGGGAAATCGCGAAGGCTCCTGTCATTACAACTGCGGGTGCCATGGTGGAATGCGTCACGCGGAACAGGCACGAACGAATCGATGTGGTCACCCCGTACGTCGCGCTGACCAACGAGCGCCTTAAAGCGTTTCTGTCACATTACAACGTGTCCGTGGGCAACCTGGGCACGTTCGATATGTTGGACATGTTCGACCACGCCAAGATTCAGCCTGAGGAAGTCTACCGAAAGGTCAAGCAAACTGTGAGCGCAGACTCGACGGCTGTCTTCGTTGCATGCACTCAGGTTCGAGCGTTAGAAGTGCTAGAGCTCTTGGAGCAGGACCTAGGTATTCCGGTCTACTCGGCCGTCCAAGCCACTGCCTGGTTGGCGTTCGACAAGTTGGGTCTCGCTCCGGTGATCAACGGGTATGGCAGCTTGCTCAGTTCCCTGAACAATAGTATGTCCTCTCGAAAGTAATGATGCGTGTGCACGCCCTCTCTCCTGCGGAGGGCGTAGTTGAGCAAAGCGTCTTCACTATTACGTTGGGTTTGCTGTGAATGCACGTAGTGCGGGAGTAACCATGAAGACACTCTCAATCGAAGATTGGGGTTCTTTCCACATCGGTGGACGCTTTGCGCGAGTCGAAGGGTTGGGCATGCGGGAAGTGCGCTACTCGGCGAGTTGGTGCGAAACCTACAACGCGGACGCCACGTATGCAATCGTCCGGGATGGCCGCGCGGTTTATAGCGTAGATCCCGTCGAGCGTGATCGCTCGGGCTGGGCGATGTATCCGAACTGCGCTGAAGGCGAGCCGGTATTCATGAGCGCCGAACGCGCATTCGAATCATTTCGCTTCGGCGAAAAAGGCGGATATCACGCGGCCCCGAAGCAACGCCACGCATTTCGGGGAACGCAGTTTCCAGTTAAGGCATTCGACGCGTTCGTGAAGCAGGTCGTGCCGCGATGGACTACGACGGCCGCCGCAGCAAAAGCCGCGATGCAGGCTCTGCTGGAAAAGCCCGGTGGCGCTGTGGTTGTTGCGTTTTCAACGGCGGCGACGCAAGCACTTCAACTTGCAGAAAAGCATCACCACCTGTTCGACGCACTTGTATTGATTGAACCCAACGACGTCGGCACCGAACAGTCAGCTTCCGGTCTCGTCAACATTCCAATGCTTGCGGTGTTCGGTGACTTTATCGACCAGCATCCTATGTGGCTAGGAATTGTGGCCCGGCTGGAAAAGTGGCTAGAGCCCTGCCTCGGCGATCAGGGAAAAGCGAGCATCTTACCTTTGCCATCCATCGGCCAGTTAGGCAATAGCCGCCTCCTGATAATGGATCGCAATAACCTCAAAATAGCCACACATATCCGAGCGTGGCTCGATAAGGTTGTCTGAAGACTGAACGTGGCACGAGCGCGGTTAGCTGATAGCCGCCCAGTCTCATTAGCTAGTTTTCCTAAATATTTGAATGGAGTCACATCACCGCCGGCGAGCAACGCACAACAATACCGTTATGGCTTTGCTGGCGACCACCCGCAATGCCCGCAATTCGCTGCAAGGCTAGCAACCCAGTTTGGAGATCCTGATGCACACTGCAATCAATTTATGGCCACTTATCGGCGTGGCCGTGGTCATCGTCGGTTTTGTCTTGCGCTTCAATCCGATGCTTATCGTGGTCGTCGCTGCTATCGTCACCGCAATGGCGGCGCACTTCCCGATTCAGCAAGTTCTCTCCGAAATTGGCGCGGGCTTTATGAAGACGCGCAACATTCCAGTGATCCTCGTGTTGCCGTTGGCGGTGATCGGTCTGCTCGAGCGGCACGGACTGTGTGAACGGGCGCAAACTTGGATCGCCGGCATCCGCGCGGCAACCGCCGGGCGGCTACTGTTTGTCTACCTTATAGTGCGGCAACTGACAGCGGCCGTCGGCCTGACTGGACTGGGCGGTCAGCCCCAGATGGTCCGTCCGTTGATCGCGCCGATGGCCGAGGGAGCAACGGAAGCCCGCTACGGCAAACTAAGCGACGCAGTGCGCCACCGTCTGCGTGCGATGTCAGCGGCTACGGACACTGTCGGACAATTCTTTGGCGAAGACGTGTTCGTAGCGTTCGGCGCGATCGTGTTGATGACGACATTTATGCGGGAAGCGGGAATTGAAATCGCGCCGATGAAAGTTGCCCTCTGGAGTATCCCAACGGCAATCTGTGCATTCATTATCCATTCCTTCCGGTTGTTTCGACTCGATCGCCGCCTTGAGAGGGAGCTCGGAAGACTCGATAGCACTGCCCTTTCCGCCACGGAGACTGGCTCTACAAGGGAGGTCGAAGCATGACTTTCACTGTCAACTATTTATTCTGGCTTGTAGGGCTGGTGCTGCTGATCGTCGGTGGCCTGATTATCAGCGATAAGGAACATCCGCGCCGCTTTACCGCTGGTGGGTTCTGGATCCTGTACGCGCTGACTTTTCTGATTGGCGATCTGATACCACTATCGGTGGTGGGCCTCGTCGTGATCGCAATGGCGTTGGTTGCCGGCTTCGGTGGCGTGACTGCCGGCAAGCCCAAAATGTTGCCCTTGGAAGCGCGCAAGGCGAGTGCCGCATGTCTGGGCAATAAGCTGTTCATGGCTGCACTGACGATTCCGATTGCCACAGTCCTGCTCACTCTAGCGGCAAGTTTTCTGGTTTTCGGCGGCACTCCGCTAATAGATCCGAAGAACGTTACGTTGATCGGCTTCGGTTTGGGCTGTGTGATCGCCTTGGCGTTCACGTGTGTGATGACGCGCGACACCGTGAGTCAGTCGATGAAGGAAACCCGTCGTCTCATCGATGCGCTCTCGTGGGCCGCAGTGCTGCCGCAGGTTCTAGGCATGCTCGGCATCGTATTCTCTGACGCAGGCGTCGGCAAAGCCGTTGCGCACGTGACGACGGCCTATATCAACCTTGACTATCGGTTCGTCGCGGTAGCTGTGTACTGTGTAGGTATGGCTATTTTCACGATGGTGATGGGTAACGCCTTTGCCGCGTTCCCGGTGATGACCGGCGGAATCGGAGTGCCAGTTCTTGTTGGCGTTTTCCACGGCAATCCGGCTGTGATGGCGGCGATCGGCATGTTCTCCGGCTACTGCGGAACGATGATGACGCCGATGGCGGCAAACATCAATATTGTTCCAGTTGCGCTGCTGGAACTGCCCGATAAAAACGCGGTGATCAAGGCGCAAGTACCCACAGCAATACCGCTTCTGATTGCCAACATACTGTTGATGAATTACCTGATGTTCCTGTAAGACTTGCGCCCCCTGCAGAAGGACGCGGTGCAAGTCTGCGACTGGCTGTTCGTCGGCGGTGGAGGGCCGGCGAATAGCCGACCCTCGAAAGAATTGGACGAAGCATGCTCGGCGTGGCATCGTACTTCGAGAAAAGCAGATGCTCGAGTTCGTTACAATCCACCACTACTTCTCCGTTTCACCTGGAATACTCGACGTCAGTGTTTCCAATCCCTTGGCAGCAGTTCTGAGCCGGTCAAGAAACGCCGCTTCGACCGTAGATAGCGGGCGTTCTGTGAGTCGGACGATCCCGATGCGTCGTGTCGGGATAGGCGAGCCGATAGACCTCGCGATAAGTCCTTCTGTTCTCAACGATGCCAGAGAGAGTCGCGGTAAGACAGTCACTCCAAGTCCCGCACCGACCATCTTTAACGCTGTGACCATGCTGGTCACTTCAATAGTCCGCTCTCGCGGCGTGTTCGCCACCATGAGGCCCGCCTCGACTAGATTGCGCACACTTGACCCGGGTTGCAAAAGTATAAGCGGCGTCGCGGCCAAATCTACCCACGGCACAATCTTCTTCCCGGCAAGCTTATGGCGATGCGGAGCTACGACCACCAGCTCGTCCTCAAGCAATTTTTCGAACTCGAGCCCGTTGACCGTATGAGTAATCATCCCCAAACCGAAGTCAATCTGCCGGTTGAGCACCTGCTGAAGTAGTACTTCGTTCCGTTCTTCGGTCATCCTGACTTCAACGTCAGGCTGTTCCCGAGCGAACAATGCCACCGTGTCGATCCCAATGCCGAATGCTATCGAATGCAACGCAGCGAAGGCAATCTTGCCGCGGCGGCCGGAGGCAACATCCTTTATCCATTGTTGAGCTTCGGCTATGTCTTCCAAGGGACGTCGGATCAACGATAAAAACTGCTCACCTGTCGTCGTCAGTTGAACGCTGCGAGTCGTTCTTTCGAAGAGCGCGACGCCCGCTGCGTTCTCAAGGTCACGGACCAGCTGTGAAAACGCAGGCGGCGTCATCGCCATCGCGGAGGCGGCGCGAACGAAGGACTTTTCGTCGGCAGCTTTGACAAAACCTTCAAGCTGTCGCAATTTCAGATTGATAGGCATAGGTTAATAGTAAGCCGGAAAATTCA comes from Burkholderia sp. GAS332 and encodes:
- a CDS encoding maleate isomerase; this encodes MMRCANEHSKHRSYDLGSDWHEHALRETQYLTESYEMYGWRARIGLMVPSVNTTMETEFWKLAPSGVSVHTGRISGGRLGTPEELRSMEKEAKTAAASIANTEPDIVVYGCTSGSFFEGPEWNQRICDELGEIAKAPVITTAGAMVECVTRNRHERIDVVTPYVALTNERLKAFLSHYNVSVGNLGTFDMLDMFDHAKIQPEEVYRKVKQTVSADSTAVFVACTQVRALEVLELLEQDLGIPVYSAVQATAWLAFDKLGLAPVINGYGSLLSSLNNSMSSRK
- a CDS encoding Uncharacterized membrane protein; the protein is MHTAINLWPLIGVAVVIVGFVLRFNPMLIVVVAAIVTAMAAHFPIQQVLSEIGAGFMKTRNIPVILVLPLAVIGLLERHGLCERAQTWIAGIRAATAGRLLFVYLIVRQLTAAVGLTGLGGQPQMVRPLIAPMAEGATEARYGKLSDAVRHRLRAMSAATDTVGQFFGEDVFVAFGAIVLMTTFMREAGIEIAPMKVALWSIPTAICAFIIHSFRLFRLDRRLERELGRLDSTALSATETGSTREVEA
- a CDS encoding Uncharacterized membrane protein, coding for MTFTVNYLFWLVGLVLLIVGGLIISDKEHPRRFTAGGFWILYALTFLIGDLIPLSVVGLVVIAMALVAGFGGVTAGKPKMLPLEARKASAACLGNKLFMAALTIPIATVLLTLAASFLVFGGTPLIDPKNVTLIGFGLGCVIALAFTCVMTRDTVSQSMKETRRLIDALSWAAVLPQVLGMLGIVFSDAGVGKAVAHVTTAYINLDYRFVAVAVYCVGMAIFTMVMGNAFAAFPVMTGGIGVPVLVGVFHGNPAVMAAIGMFSGYCGTMMTPMAANINIVPVALLELPDKNAVIKAQVPTAIPLLIANILLMNYLMFL
- a CDS encoding DNA-binding transcriptional regulator, LysR family, translating into MPINLKLRQLEGFVKAADEKSFVRAASAMAMTPPAFSQLVRDLENAAGVALFERTTRSVQLTTTGEQFLSLIRRPLEDIAEAQQWIKDVASGRRGKIAFAALHSIAFGIGIDTVALFAREQPDVEVRMTEERNEVLLQQVLNRQIDFGLGMITHTVNGLEFEKLLEDELVVVAPHRHKLAGKKIVPWVDLAATPLILLQPGSSVRNLVEAGLMVANTPRERTIEVTSMVTALKMVGAGLGVTVLPRLSLASLRTEGLIARSIGSPIPTRRIGIVRLTERPLSTVEAAFLDRLRTAAKGLETLTSSIPGETEK